Proteins encoded in a region of the Apilactobacillus apisilvae genome:
- a CDS encoding phage holin family protein: protein MGFWSRLLVNTLLFMAIAGFFQGSFYVASVTTAIIAAFVLAILNTLIKPVLFILSLPINILTLGLFSIILNAFMLEMTSYIVGASFHFNSFGMAILVSIIMSICNIVISDNQSDRNKY, encoded by the coding sequence ATGGGATTTTGGAGTAGATTGCTAGTTAATACCTTGTTATTTATGGCGATCGCTGGTTTCTTTCAAGGTAGTTTTTATGTTGCTAGCGTTACGACTGCAATTATTGCCGCATTTGTATTGGCAATTTTAAATACGTTGATTAAGCCAGTGTTATTTATTCTTTCATTACCAATTAATATATTGACATTAGGATTGTTTAGCATAATACTAAATGCTTTTATGTTGGAAATGACTTCTTATATTGTTGGTGCTAGTTTTCACTTTAATTCATTTGGCATGGCAATTTTAGTTTCAATTATAATGTCAATTTGTAATATAGTGATTTCTGATAATCAGTCAGATAGAAATAAATATTAA
- the hprK gene encoding HPr(Ser) kinase/phosphatase has protein sequence MTYNVSVADLVENTHLDIFYGKEYLDRPITTSDISRPGLELTGYFNYYPAKRIQLLGITETSYAKGMKSEELYKVMNEMCHPETPAFVISTQLDPPDELIRAAKNEHIPILGSKLTTSRVLSNMTNYLESNLAERKSMHGVLVDVYGLGVLMTGDSGVGKSETALELVKRGHRLIADDRVEVYQQDEQTLVGQAPRILRHLLEIRGIGIIDVMNLFGAGAVRSKTKVDLIVHLENWSDDKTYDRLGNGDETRRIFDVDVQKINIPVKTGRNLAIIVEAAAMNFRAKTMGYDATKVFDDNLNSLIKENSKSNN, from the coding sequence ATGACTTATAACGTTAGCGTTGCTGACTTAGTTGAAAACACACATTTAGATATTTTTTATGGAAAAGAATATTTAGATAGACCCATTACAACAAGTGATATTTCAAGACCAGGCTTAGAACTGACTGGTTATTTTAACTATTATCCAGCAAAGAGAATTCAATTACTTGGGATCACTGAAACGTCCTACGCTAAGGGGATGAAAAGTGAAGAACTATATAAAGTTATGAATGAAATGTGTCATCCTGAAACGCCAGCTTTTGTTATTTCAACACAACTTGATCCTCCTGATGAATTAATTAGAGCTGCTAAAAATGAACATATTCCAATTTTAGGTTCAAAGTTAACAACTTCTAGAGTCTTAAGTAATATGACAAATTACTTAGAAAGTAATTTAGCAGAAAGAAAATCCATGCATGGTGTTTTAGTTGATGTTTATGGTTTAGGAGTATTAATGACTGGAGATTCTGGAGTTGGTAAAAGTGAAACTGCTCTAGAACTTGTCAAAAGAGGACATCGTTTAATTGCTGATGATCGAGTAGAAGTTTATCAACAAGATGAACAAACTTTAGTCGGTCAAGCACCAAGAATTTTAAGACATTTATTGGAAATTCGTGGGATTGGTATTATTGATGTTATGAATTTATTTGGTGCAGGAGCTGTTCGTTCAAAGACTAAGGTTGATTTAATTGTTCATTTGGAAAATTGGTCTGACGATAAGACTTATGATCGATTAGGTAATGGCGATGAAACCAGAAGAATTTTTGACGTTGACGTCCAAAAAATTAATATACCAGTTAAAACGGGACGAAATTTGGCAATAATTGTCGAGGCTGCTGCGATGAACTTTAGAGCTAAAACAATGGGATACGATGCTACCAAAGTATTTGATGATAATTTAAATAGTCTAATAAAAGAAAATTCAAAATCTAATAATTAA
- the trxB gene encoding thioredoxin-disulfide reductase, translating to MMEKYDVIVIGAGPGGMTAALYASRANLSVLMIDRGIYGGQMNNTAEIENYPGFKSILGPDLAKKMYEGSINFGAKYAYGTVQSIENNGKGKIVHTDENDYETSSIIIGTGSQYRKLGVEGEDEYGGKGVSYCAVCDGAFFKNKEVVVIGGGDSAISEALYLAGITSKVTVIHRRDQLRAQKVLQDRAFANGKINFIWNTNVTEIVGDNMKVTGVKTLNNQTNEESSVDANGVFVYVGNNPMTEAFSDLDITDDKGWIKTNERMETSVPGVFAIGDVRQKELRQVTTAVGDGGIAGQNAFEYISSL from the coding sequence ATTATGGAAAAATATGATGTAATCGTAATTGGTGCAGGCCCTGGTGGTATGACAGCTGCATTGTATGCTTCTCGTGCAAACTTGTCTGTATTGATGATTGATCGAGGCATTTATGGTGGTCAAATGAATAATACTGCCGAAATTGAAAATTATCCTGGATTTAAGTCTATTTTGGGTCCTGATTTAGCTAAAAAGATGTATGAAGGTTCAATTAATTTTGGTGCTAAATATGCATACGGAACTGTTCAATCAATCGAAAATAATGGTAAGGGAAAAATCGTTCATACTGATGAAAATGATTATGAAACAAGTTCTATTATTATTGGAACCGGATCACAGTATCGTAAATTAGGTGTTGAAGGTGAAGACGAATACGGTGGTAAAGGTGTTTCATACTGTGCTGTTTGTGACGGAGCTTTCTTTAAAAATAAGGAAGTGGTCGTAATTGGTGGTGGTGATTCTGCTATTTCTGAAGCACTATATCTTGCTGGAATTACTTCGAAAGTCACTGTAATTCATCGTCGTGACCAACTAAGAGCGCAAAAAGTATTACAAGATCGTGCCTTTGCCAACGGTAAGATTAATTTTATTTGGAATACAAATGTAACTGAAATTGTTGGTGACAATATGAAAGTTACTGGCGTTAAAACATTAAATAATCAAACAAACGAAGAATCAAGCGTTGATGCTAATGGAGTCTTTGTATATGTTGGTAATAATCCAATGACTGAGGCATTTAGTGATTTAGATATTACTGATGATAAAGGCTGGATTAAGACCAATGAACGAATGGAAACTTCTGTTCCAGGAGTATTTGCAATTGGTGATGTTCGCCAAAAAGAATTAAGACAAGTTACTACTGCTGTTGGTGATGGTGGTATTGCTGGTCAAAATGCTTTTGAATATATTTCTTCATTATAA
- a CDS encoding PDZ domain-containing protein produces the protein MSYIIIISSILIQPVLWLGVIKTYLNYRKRISRERNNFNTSIYQNNFEIKHFIISFFILGTIGSIISAFIGTFIPNIWIFIYEVLLLLNLLLVPNKVYPIFMAGLTTVVMIVIDLFNLLDNQWDFPVNMSMTDNRNILFLLSLIILLSGIFFRFFIGKYNTPEVFRNKRGNKVAGYVLNEISVIPLLVLVPGDQIHKLISFWPVFNFNNQSFTLFFLPVLLGIKINIFKNVPRELSIKLGNNVIKISVLGFVFTIISYFLPIVTLYLLAILIFIYLGSIVWIKNYDRNSKKWFSDAVNGLRVIGVRPNTPATKMNVQIGDLIIEVNNQKVHNDSEFYEAILSSPTFCRLKIVNRNDRIKITESAIYNDSPNELGVVLFKDN, from the coding sequence AAAGACATATCTAAATTATCGTAAAAGAATTTCTCGCGAACGTAATAATTTTAATACATCTATTTATCAAAATAACTTTGAAATTAAGCATTTTATAATTAGTTTCTTTATTTTAGGAACAATTGGTTCAATTATTTCAGCTTTTATAGGAACATTTATACCTAATATCTGGATTTTTATATATGAAGTTTTGCTTTTATTGAATCTCCTTTTAGTTCCTAATAAAGTCTATCCTATTTTTATGGCTGGATTGACCACTGTTGTCATGATAGTGATCGATTTGTTTAATTTACTTGATAATCAATGGGATTTTCCTGTTAACATGTCAATGACTGATAATAGAAATATTTTGTTTTTGCTTAGTCTGATAATATTATTATCGGGAATTTTCTTTAGATTCTTTATTGGTAAGTATAATACTCCAGAAGTTTTTCGAAATAAACGAGGTAATAAGGTTGCTGGATATGTGTTAAATGAAATTTCAGTAATTCCATTACTTGTTTTAGTTCCAGGAGATCAAATTCACAAACTGATTTCTTTTTGGCCAGTTTTTAATTTCAATAATCAATCTTTTACGTTATTTTTCTTACCAGTATTATTAGGTATTAAGATAAACATATTTAAAAATGTTCCTAGAGAACTTTCTATTAAACTAGGTAACAATGTTATTAAAATAAGTGTCTTAGGATTTGTTTTTACAATTATCAGTTATTTCTTGCCAATTGTTACATTATATTTATTAGCAATTTTAATTTTTATATATTTGGGCTCGATAGTCTGGATTAAAAATTATGATCGTAATTCTAAAAAGTGGTTTTCTGATGCTGTAAATGGTTTAAGAGTTATTGGAGTTAGGCCTAATACACCAGCCACTAAAATGAATGTTCAAATAGGCGATTTAATTATTGAAGTTAATAATCAAAAGGTTCATAATGATAGTGAATTTTATGAGGCAATCCTTTCATCACCAACTTTCTGTCGATTAAAAATAGTCAATCGTAATGATCGTATTAAAATCACAGAATCAGCAATTTACAACGATTCACCTAATGAGTTAGGGGTTGTTTTATTTAAAGATAATTAG
- the galU gene encoding UTP--glucose-1-phosphate uridylyltransferase GalU has product MNKIKKAIIPAAGLGTRFLPETKAMPKEMLPVVDKPAIQLIVEEAVASGITDILIIIGKGKRAIEDHFDSNTELELNLEQKNKMKMLEAVKKTNGLNIYFKRQEHPNGLGDAVHTAKSFVGNDPFVIMLGDDLMQDKTPLTKQLIDSYEETHSSTLAVMKVPHEDTSKYGVINPAKEIKDGLYDVTSFVEKPNPEDAPSDLAIIGRYLLTPDIFEILENTKPGKGNEIQLTDAIDTLNKSGKVYAHEFTGDRFDTGNKFGWLQTNIEFGLQHPEVSDQLKAYIKDLAKRLG; this is encoded by the coding sequence ATGAACAAAATAAAAAAAGCAATTATCCCAGCTGCTGGGTTAGGAACTAGATTTTTACCCGAAACCAAAGCAATGCCAAAAGAAATGTTACCAGTTGTTGATAAACCAGCTATTCAATTAATCGTTGAAGAAGCGGTTGCATCTGGAATTACTGATATTTTAATTATTATCGGTAAAGGTAAACGTGCGATTGAAGATCATTTTGATTCAAATACTGAATTGGAATTGAATTTAGAGCAAAAAAATAAAATGAAAATGTTAGAGGCGGTTAAGAAAACTAACGGCTTAAATATTTATTTTAAGCGTCAAGAACATCCAAATGGTTTAGGTGATGCAGTCCATACTGCTAAAAGTTTTGTTGGTAATGATCCATTTGTCATCATGTTAGGTGATGATTTAATGCAAGACAAGACGCCATTAACTAAGCAATTAATTGATAGTTATGAAGAAACTCATTCATCAACTTTAGCTGTTATGAAAGTACCACATGAAGATACTTCTAAATATGGTGTTATTAATCCAGCTAAAGAAATTAAAGATGGATTATATGACGTAACAAGCTTTGTTGAAAAGCCTAATCCTGAAGATGCACCTAGTGATTTAGCTATTATTGGTCGTTATCTATTAACCCCAGATATTTTTGAGATCTTAGAAAATACTAAGCCTGGTAAGGGTAATGAAATTCAACTAACTGATGCGATTGATACACTTAATAAATCTGGTAAGGTTTATGCTCATGAATTTACGGGTGATCGTTTTGATACAGGTAATAAATTTGGTTGGCTACAAACTAACATTGAATTTGGATTACAACATCCAGAAGTCTCAGATCAATTAAAAGCATACATTAAAGATTTAGCTAAGCGCTTAGGTTAA
- a CDS encoding NAD(P)H-dependent glycerol-3-phosphate dehydrogenase, which translates to MVEKIAVLGAGSWGSMLANILAENGNDVRLWSYKSAQVEELNNKHTNSKYIENFTYSKDLVAYSDMQEAIDGVDDILFVVPAQVTRSIAKKVNEILAELDNNVNIIHGSKGIEQKTYKRMSEVLAEEIDPKYRKSISVISGPSQAESVAKHDITLVTTASENIKDAEHIQSLFINDYFRVYTNDDIIGVEIGAALKNIIALGAGALYSLGYGDNTKAALMTRGLAEVSRLGTSFGANPLTFTGLSGVGDLIVTATSSDSRNWRAGYQLGQGKSLDDVIKNMGMVIEGIATTKAAYELAKQRGIDMPITSAIYNVLNDKVTVKDAINELMHREGRAELD; encoded by the coding sequence ATGGTTGAAAAAATTGCAGTTCTAGGTGCTGGATCATGGGGGAGCATGCTAGCTAATATATTAGCTGAAAATGGTAATGATGTTCGACTATGGTCATACAAGTCCGCTCAAGTTGAAGAATTAAACAATAAGCATACTAACTCTAAATATATTGAGAATTTTACATATTCTAAAGATTTAGTTGCTTATTCTGATATGCAAGAAGCAATTGATGGTGTTGATGACATATTATTTGTTGTTCCAGCCCAAGTTACAAGATCAATTGCTAAAAAAGTAAATGAAATTTTAGCAGAATTAGACAATAATGTTAACATTATTCACGGTAGTAAAGGTATTGAACAAAAGACTTATAAACGAATGTCAGAAGTTTTAGCCGAAGAAATTGATCCTAAATATCGTAAATCTATCTCTGTAATTTCAGGACCAAGTCAGGCTGAATCCGTTGCTAAACATGATATTACTTTAGTGACAACTGCTTCTGAAAATATTAAAGATGCTGAACATATTCAATCATTATTTATTAATGATTATTTTAGAGTTTATACTAATGATGATATTATTGGTGTTGAAATTGGGGCTGCTTTAAAGAATATTATTGCACTAGGAGCCGGAGCATTATATAGCTTAGGATATGGCGATAATACTAAAGCTGCACTAATGACTCGTGGATTAGCCGAAGTTTCTCGCTTAGGCACTTCATTTGGGGCAAACCCATTAACTTTTACTGGATTATCTGGTGTCGGAGACTTAATTGTTACCGCAACTAGTAGCGATTCAAGAAATTGGCGTGCCGGATATCAATTAGGCCAAGGAAAGTCATTAGATGATGTTATTAAAAATATGGGAATGGTAATTGAAGGAATTGCTACTACTAAGGCTGCTTATGAATTAGCTAAACAACGTGGTATTGATATGCCAATTACTTCAGCAATTTATAATGTCTTAAATGATAAAGTTACTGTTAAAGATGCTATTAATGAATTAATGCATCGTGAAGGCCGCGCAGAATTAGATTAA
- a CDS encoding PspC domain-containing protein has translation MKKVTRSKTDRMLTGALGGISEYLGIDSRIVRIIFAILTIYPGHILFGLLAYVIIVVLIPNDQKVTSSFEDMFNRSQQYTNREEKKDNKSNRKNLKDVQEFDHKK, from the coding sequence ATGAAAAAAGTAACAAGATCAAAAACAGATAGAATGTTAACTGGAGCTTTGGGTGGAATTTCTGAATATTTAGGAATTGATTCTAGAATTGTTAGAATTATTTTTGCAATTTTGACAATTTATCCAGGACATATTTTATTTGGTCTACTTGCCTACGTTATTATTGTAGTTTTAATTCCTAATGACCAAAAAGTTACTAGTTCTTTTGAAGATATGTTTAATCGTTCACAGCAGTATACAAACCGTGAAGAGAAAAAAGATAATAAAAGTAATCGTAAAAATTTAAAAGATGTTCAAGAGTTTGATCATAAAAAATAA
- the lgt gene encoding prolipoprotein diacylglyceryl transferase, translated as MEEFIILAALNPIAFNLGAIQVHWYGIFIASAVMIAVFLSVKEGQKRGILADNIYDMILWALPVAIISARIYYVIFQWSYYSQHLDEIIKIWDGGIAIYGALIGSGLVVFMYCRNKFIPVWLMLDIISPTVIMGQGIGRWGNFMNQEAFGKVTSLTFLQHLHLPPFIINQMFIQGFYRQPTFLYESLWDLLGFVLLINLRHIDKFFKRGEVALSYVIWYSFGRFFVEGMRTDSLVAFGDIRVSQILSIFLFLGAIIIIIYRRKKYSDLPFYLDGRAIKNK; from the coding sequence ATGGAGGAATTTATTATTTTAGCCGCATTAAATCCAATTGCCTTTAATTTAGGAGCAATACAGGTACATTGGTATGGTATTTTTATTGCTAGTGCAGTAATGATTGCAGTATTTTTATCAGTTAAAGAAGGCCAAAAACGTGGTATTTTAGCTGATAATATTTATGATATGATTTTATGGGCATTACCAGTTGCAATCATATCTGCTAGAATTTATTATGTAATCTTTCAATGGTCGTATTATAGCCAACATTTAGATGAGATTATTAAAATATGGGATGGTGGAATTGCTATCTATGGTGCTTTAATTGGTTCCGGGTTAGTTGTTTTTATGTATTGTCGAAATAAATTTATTCCGGTATGGTTAATGCTAGACATCATTTCACCAACCGTTATTATGGGACAAGGCATTGGTAGATGGGGTAACTTTATGAATCAAGAAGCTTTTGGTAAAGTTACTAGTTTGACCTTTTTGCAACATCTTCATTTACCACCATTTATTATTAACCAAATGTTTATTCAGGGCTTTTATCGTCAACCAACATTTTTATATGAATCTCTATGGGATTTGTTAGGATTTGTTCTTTTAATTAATTTGCGACACATTGACAAATTCTTTAAACGTGGGGAAGTTGCTTTGAGTTATGTTATTTGGTATTCATTTGGAAGATTTTTTGTCGAAGGAATGCGAACAGATAGTTTGGTAGCTTTTGGTGATATTAGGGTTTCACAAATATTATCAATTTTCTTATTTTTAGGAGCTATTATAATAATTATTTATCGTAGAAAAAAATACTCAGATTTACCTTTCTATCTTGATGGTAGAGCTATTAAAAATAAATAA